The Primulina huaijiensis isolate GDHJ02 chromosome 17, ASM1229523v2, whole genome shotgun sequence genome window below encodes:
- the LOC140962351 gene encoding probable proteasome inhibitor isoform X1 encodes MASEQSLMAVIRAARPSFRNAHDKAAFAVHAAFVAAGYVLHDTGPSAFADNALSSSSTDEVGIENWNAIEEHYAFVYSHPEKESKKVLMKCLVMNDSLMVDVLKDGDSELLHLEIDVGEYVEDNGGTNYASQFKNLGKLVTEMNKEILGKLDGSVATSSSNQPSSSGTSLRDDRYKPVTGDDDPEDQYVYPPPSGFIVPPIPGSGSSDLFPGPGAGMYPTRGDFGGGSMLVGPNDPRFFGGRVGDPGLPGGLQGVPPGARFDPYGPPGVPGFEPGRFGRNPQRPGRGTHPDLHHFPGGSDYYI; translated from the exons ATGGCCAGTGAACAGTCGTTGATGGCGGTTATACGGGCGGCCCGGCCGTCGTTTCGGAACGCTCACGACAAGGCTGCGTTCGCCGTGCACGCAGCCTTTGTTGCCGCGGGTTACGTTCTTCACGACACCGGCCCTTCCGCCTTCGCCGACAATGCCCTTTCCTCGTCCTCCACTG ACGAGGTAGGGATAGAGAATTGGAACGCCATTGAAGAACATTATGCTTTTGTGTATTCTCATCCTGAGAAGGAATCCAAGAAAGTGCTAATGAAATGTCTTGTGATGAATGATAGTCTCATGgttgatgttttgaaggatggtGATTCTGAACTTCTTCATTTGGAAATCGA TGTTGGAGAGTATGTGGAAGACAATGGGGGCACAAATTATGCTTCCCAGTTCAAGAATTTGGGGAAGCTGGTGACGGAAATGAACAAAGAAATTTTAGGTAAACTGGATGGTTCAGTGGCCACAAGTTCATCTAATCAACCTTCAAG TTCTGGTACGAGTTTGAGAGATGACAGGTATAAGCCCGTGACAGGAGATGATGACCCTGAAGATCAATATGTTTATCCCCCACCTTCAGG ATTTATCGTTCCTCCAATTCCTGGTTCTGGTTCCAGCGATCTCTTTCCTGGGCCTGGGGCTGGAATGTATCCCACCAG GGGAGATTTTGGCGGTGGGAGCATGCTAGTAG GTCCCAATGACCCAAGGTTCTTTGGAGGAAGAGTCGGGGACCCTGGCTTGCCTGGAGGTCTACA GGGTGTGCCGCCTGGTGCTCGCTTTGACCCATATGGACCTCCTGGTGTGCCCGGTTTTGAGCCGGGTCGGTTTGGGAG AAATCCCCAGAGGCCAGGGCGTGGAACGCATCCGGATCTGCATCACTTTCCTGGTGGCTCAGATTATTATATCTAA
- the LOC140962730 gene encoding uncharacterized protein, whose protein sequence is MKIDPKYSRLVDDLDRFNHYPWGRIAYRDAVRCLKKDLLGRYNYLTEAQGRKEVDGSFLVGGFVLPLQIFAYECYPSVAQKVARRRDVEGLMLPRMFQWVTNTWSSNRAPTGADIAAAFGGSPIDDCLGFLTPTPEELVSPYYTTGIFVDSAPDAVITRVLEL, encoded by the exons ATGAAGATCGACCCTAAATACTCGAGGCTTGTAGATGATTTGGATAGGTTTAACCATTATCCCTGGGGTAGAATAGCCTATCGGGATGCTGTCCGATGTTTGAAGAAGGACCTTTTAGGGCGATATAATTACCTCACCGAGGCACAAGGTCGGAAAGAAGTTGACGGCAGCTTCCTTGTCGGCGGTTTTGTTCTACCTCTGCag ATCTTTGCTTATGAATGTTATCCTAGCGTGGCACAAAAGGTAGCAAGGAGAAGAGATGTGGAAGGTTTGATGTTGCCTAGGATGTTTCAGTGGGTGACTAACACGTGGTCGTCAAACCGTGCCCCAACTGGCGCTGATATCGCTGCAGCCTTTGGTGGTTCTCCTATAGAT GATTGTCTTGGATTTTTGACTCCTACTCCTGAGGAGCTAGTTTCACCTTATTACACGACCGGGATTTTTGTTGATTCTGCACCTGATGCGGTCATCACTCGGGTGCTCGAGCTCTGA
- the LOC140962351 gene encoding probable proteasome inhibitor isoform X2 produces MASEQSLMAVIRAARPSFRNAHDKAAFAVHAAFVAAGYVLHDTGPSAFADNALSSSSTDEVGIENWNAIEEHYAFVYSHPEKESKKVLMKCLVMNDSLMVDVLKDGDSELLHLEIDVGEYVEDNGGTNYASQFKNLGKLVTEMNKEILGKLDGSVATSSSNQPSSLRDDRYKPVTGDDDPEDQYVYPPPSGFIVPPIPGSGSSDLFPGPGAGMYPTRGDFGGGSMLVGPNDPRFFGGRVGDPGLPGGLQGVPPGARFDPYGPPGVPGFEPGRFGRNPQRPGRGTHPDLHHFPGGSDYYI; encoded by the exons ATGGCCAGTGAACAGTCGTTGATGGCGGTTATACGGGCGGCCCGGCCGTCGTTTCGGAACGCTCACGACAAGGCTGCGTTCGCCGTGCACGCAGCCTTTGTTGCCGCGGGTTACGTTCTTCACGACACCGGCCCTTCCGCCTTCGCCGACAATGCCCTTTCCTCGTCCTCCACTG ACGAGGTAGGGATAGAGAATTGGAACGCCATTGAAGAACATTATGCTTTTGTGTATTCTCATCCTGAGAAGGAATCCAAGAAAGTGCTAATGAAATGTCTTGTGATGAATGATAGTCTCATGgttgatgttttgaaggatggtGATTCTGAACTTCTTCATTTGGAAATCGA TGTTGGAGAGTATGTGGAAGACAATGGGGGCACAAATTATGCTTCCCAGTTCAAGAATTTGGGGAAGCTGGTGACGGAAATGAACAAAGAAATTTTAGGTAAACTGGATGGTTCAGTGGCCACAAGTTCATCTAATCAACCTTCAAG TTTGAGAGATGACAGGTATAAGCCCGTGACAGGAGATGATGACCCTGAAGATCAATATGTTTATCCCCCACCTTCAGG ATTTATCGTTCCTCCAATTCCTGGTTCTGGTTCCAGCGATCTCTTTCCTGGGCCTGGGGCTGGAATGTATCCCACCAG GGGAGATTTTGGCGGTGGGAGCATGCTAGTAG GTCCCAATGACCCAAGGTTCTTTGGAGGAAGAGTCGGGGACCCTGGCTTGCCTGGAGGTCTACA GGGTGTGCCGCCTGGTGCTCGCTTTGACCCATATGGACCTCCTGGTGTGCCCGGTTTTGAGCCGGGTCGGTTTGGGAG AAATCCCCAGAGGCCAGGGCGTGGAACGCATCCGGATCTGCATCACTTTCCTGGTGGCTCAGATTATTATATCTAA